One Halolamina litorea genomic window carries:
- the hisC gene encoding histidinol-phosphate transaminase — protein sequence MQPRDLSAHTEYVPGRGIEEVARDLGLDPADLVKLSSNENPHGASPAAIDAVRGAAEDISVYPKAAHTDLTARLAEKWDLGTEQVWVGPGADGAIDYLSRAMLDPEDPVLVPEPGFSYYGMSARYHHGDVHAYELSKADGFAMTADAVLDAYDGERIVFVTSPHNPTGATMAHEEIEALLSGVDDDSLVVVDEAYGEFADVDSAAGLLDSSDNLAVLRTFSKAYGLAGLRIGYALVPSAWGDAYAKVSTPFAASEAALRAALAALDDDEHVEKSVSSAEWAREHIHEHLDAPTFASEANFVLCEVGDGSAVAEAAQGEGVIIRDCTSFGLPGCVRISCGTEAETRRAVETLNEVLAELGATA from the coding sequence ATGCAACCACGGGACCTCTCCGCCCACACCGAGTACGTCCCCGGACGGGGGATCGAGGAGGTCGCCCGCGACCTCGGCCTCGACCCCGCGGACTTGGTGAAACTCTCCTCGAACGAGAACCCACACGGCGCCAGCCCCGCGGCCATCGACGCGGTCCGGGGCGCCGCCGAGGACATCTCGGTCTACCCGAAGGCCGCCCACACCGACCTCACGGCCCGACTGGCCGAGAAGTGGGACCTCGGCACCGAACAGGTCTGGGTCGGCCCCGGCGCGGACGGCGCCATCGACTACCTCTCGCGGGCGATGCTGGACCCCGAGGACCCGGTGCTCGTTCCCGAGCCCGGCTTCTCCTACTACGGGATGAGCGCGCGCTACCACCACGGCGACGTCCACGCCTACGAACTCTCGAAGGCCGACGGGTTCGCCATGACCGCCGACGCAGTTCTCGACGCCTACGACGGCGAACGGATCGTCTTCGTCACCTCGCCGCACAACCCCACGGGCGCGACGATGGCTCACGAGGAGATCGAGGCGCTCCTCTCGGGTGTCGACGACGACTCGCTCGTGGTCGTCGACGAGGCCTACGGGGAGTTCGCCGACGTCGACTCCGCCGCCGGCCTCCTCGACTCCTCCGACAACCTCGCGGTCCTTCGGACGTTCTCGAAGGCCTACGGCCTGGCCGGCCTGCGGATCGGCTACGCGCTCGTCCCCTCGGCGTGGGGCGACGCCTACGCGAAGGTCTCGACGCCCTTCGCCGCCAGCGAGGCCGCGCTCCGGGCCGCCCTCGCCGCACTCGACGACGACGAACACGTCGAGAAGTCCGTCTCCAGCGCCGAGTGGGCACGCGAGCACATCCACGAGCACCTCGACGCGCCGACGTTCGCCAGCGAGGCCAACTTCGTCCTCTGTGAGGTGGGCGACGGGAGCGCCGTCGCCGAGGCCGCCCAGGGGGAGGGCGTCATCATCCGGGACTGCACCTCCTTCGGCCTCCCCGGCTGTGTCCGGATCTCCTGTGGCACCGAGGCGGAAACCCGGCGGGCCGTCGAGACGCTGAACGAGGTCCTCGCGGAGCTGGGGGCGACCGCATGA
- a CDS encoding FKBP-type peptidyl-prolyl cis-trans isomerase has product MSENEADAEAETESGVQEGDFVRIDYTVRTTSDDRVVDTTRQDVAEEAGIDDDEYDFSPRIIVVGEGHVFPGVDDALLGSEVGDEGTVTIPAEDGFGEYNQEQVRTVSSSKLDEENRRPGAQVQIDGEQGYVETVIGGRARVDFNHPLAGEELEYEYEVVDVVDDDEEKAAGLLGMYLQMEPELRIETETVEEEVTVEDDDGEETTETEEVEQRTLYIEASQQMQMNQQWMFQKQQVAQDLMDRLELDRVVVEEVFDGSAGGMMGGMGGMMGGMGGAEAIEEEIEDIEADLEDADVDAEEIVDELEDDE; this is encoded by the coding sequence ATGAGTGAGAACGAGGCCGACGCCGAGGCCGAGACCGAGTCCGGAGTTCAGGAGGGCGATTTCGTCCGTATCGACTACACCGTCCGCACCACGAGCGACGACCGCGTCGTCGACACGACCCGACAGGACGTCGCCGAGGAAGCCGGCATCGACGACGACGAGTACGACTTCTCGCCGCGCATCATCGTCGTCGGCGAGGGCCACGTGTTCCCCGGCGTCGACGACGCGCTGCTCGGCAGCGAGGTCGGCGACGAGGGCACCGTCACCATCCCCGCCGAGGACGGCTTCGGCGAGTACAACCAGGAGCAGGTCCGTACCGTCAGCTCCTCGAAGCTGGACGAGGAGAACCGACGCCCCGGCGCGCAGGTCCAGATCGACGGCGAGCAGGGCTACGTCGAGACCGTGATCGGTGGCCGCGCCCGCGTCGACTTCAACCACCCGCTCGCGGGTGAGGAGCTCGAGTACGAGTACGAGGTCGTCGACGTCGTCGACGACGACGAGGAGAAGGCCGCCGGCCTGCTGGGGATGTACCTCCAGATGGAGCCGGAGCTCCGCATCGAGACCGAGACCGTCGAGGAGGAGGTCACCGTCGAGGACGACGACGGCGAGGAGACCACCGAGACCGAGGAGGTCGAGCAGCGCACCCTCTACATCGAGGCCAGCCAGCAGATGCAGATGAACCAGCAGTGGATGTTCCAGAAGCAGCAGGTCGCTCAGGACCTGATGGACCGTCTGGAGCTCGACCGCGTCGTCGTCGAGGAGGTCTTCGACGGCAGCGCCGGCGGCATGATGGGTGGCATGGGCGGCATGATGGGTGGCATGGGCGGTGCCGAAGCCATCGAAGAGGAGATCGAGGACATCGAGGCCGACCTCGAGGACGCCGACGTGGACGCCGAGGAGATCGTCGACGAGCTCGAAGACGACGAGTAA
- a CDS encoding adenylate kinase family protein, protein MSGSDGGDGGDADLSFDRIVLTGTPGTGKTTVAERLGERLGIEVHHLNDLIREEGLHEGEDEQRGSLVADLDAIREHLGDWSGLLDSHLAHHFEADAAIVLRCHPDELADRLTERGEAEAKAAENAESEALDIVLSESVRQYGEDRVYEIDTTDRPVETVVDDAVAVLRGEREPSAGTVDFTGAL, encoded by the coding sequence ATGAGCGGGAGCGACGGCGGCGACGGCGGCGACGCCGACCTCTCCTTCGACCGGATCGTCCTCACGGGGACGCCGGGGACCGGCAAGACGACCGTCGCCGAGCGCCTCGGCGAGCGCCTCGGGATCGAGGTCCATCACCTCAACGACCTGATCCGCGAGGAGGGGCTCCACGAGGGCGAAGACGAGCAGCGCGGCTCGCTCGTCGCCGACCTCGATGCGATCCGCGAGCACCTCGGCGACTGGTCGGGGTTGCTCGACTCCCACCTCGCCCACCACTTCGAGGCCGACGCGGCCATCGTGCTGCGCTGTCACCCCGACGAACTGGCGGACCGACTGACCGAGCGCGGCGAGGCGGAGGCCAAGGCCGCCGAGAACGCCGAGAGCGAGGCCCTCGACATCGTACTCAGCGAGTCCGTCCGGCAGTACGGCGAGGACCGCGTCTACGAGATCGACACCACCGACCGGCCGGTCGAGACCGTCGTCGACGACGCCGTCGCCGTCCTCCGGGGCGAGCGCGAGCCGTCGGCCGGCACCGTCGACTTCACGGGGGCGCTGTAG
- the hflX gene encoding GTPase HflX, translating to MQDTPADGSATDEPTTNDDTTSDAHADDTRTTDTRTDDHRTIDDDQPTSDAGRTAIVVARKRDEQPDTTEIERLAAAADYAVVGAVTQRRREDNRYNLGSGKADELARRVAETGADAALFDTELTPGQYSSLTELLPDGTRIIDRHRLVLDIFEAGAGGKAARLQVKLAKLRYELPRVRQTEERTHMQKAAETGSRLVDLEKRIRTVENKLDEVADRAGERRADRREQGFDLVAIAGYTNAGKSTLLHRLAEDLSVEELAPDHEDLDGAATVEDSLFKTLDTTTRRASVDGRRVLLTDTVGLVDGIPHDLVAAFSTTLDAVADSDLALLVVDASDPLAELREKLRVSLAELDDPRGELLVVLNKADLVDDAALDARRAAVADVTDDRVGDPLAVSALAGDGTDSLREAVADALPDADATFDLPNTGETQSFLAWAHERGRASATYKGDRVEIEFTARPAVVERARSRAAELRED from the coding sequence TTGCAAGACACACCAGCCGACGGATCGGCAACCGACGAACCGACGACGAACGACGACACGACCAGCGACGCCCACGCGGACGACACACGGACGACTGACACAAGGACGGACGACCACCGGACCATCGACGACGACCAGCCGACCAGCGACGCTGGCCGAACCGCCATCGTCGTCGCCCGCAAGCGCGATGAACAGCCCGACACGACCGAGATCGAACGGCTCGCCGCCGCGGCGGACTACGCCGTCGTCGGGGCCGTCACCCAGCGCCGCCGCGAGGACAACCGCTACAACCTCGGGAGCGGGAAGGCCGACGAACTGGCCCGGAGAGTGGCTGAGACGGGTGCCGACGCGGCCCTGTTCGACACCGAACTCACCCCCGGCCAGTACAGCTCCCTGACCGAACTGCTCCCCGACGGGACGCGGATCATCGACCGCCACCGACTCGTCCTCGACATCTTCGAGGCCGGCGCCGGCGGGAAGGCCGCCCGGCTACAGGTCAAACTCGCGAAGCTCCGGTACGAACTCCCGCGGGTCCGCCAGACCGAGGAGCGGACCCACATGCAGAAGGCCGCCGAGACCGGCTCCCGGTTGGTCGACCTCGAAAAGCGCATCCGGACCGTCGAGAACAAACTCGACGAAGTCGCCGACCGGGCGGGCGAGCGCCGGGCCGACCGCCGCGAACAGGGGTTCGACCTCGTGGCCATCGCCGGCTACACCAACGCGGGGAAGTCGACGCTGCTGCACCGACTCGCCGAGGACCTCTCGGTCGAGGAACTGGCGCCCGACCACGAGGACCTCGACGGCGCGGCCACGGTCGAGGATTCGCTGTTCAAGACCCTCGACACCACGACGCGCCGGGCGAGCGTCGACGGCAGGCGGGTGCTCCTGACCGACACCGTCGGCCTCGTCGACGGCATCCCGCACGACCTCGTGGCGGCCTTCAGCACCACGCTCGATGCAGTCGCGGACAGCGACCTCGCACTTCTCGTCGTCGACGCAAGCGACCCGCTCGCGGAACTGCGCGAGAAACTCCGGGTCTCGCTCGCGGAACTCGACGACCCGCGGGGGGAGCTCTTGGTCGTGCTCAACAAAGCCGACCTCGTTGACGACGCCGCCCTCGACGCTCGACGCGCGGCCGTCGCGGACGTGACCGACGACCGGGTCGGCGACCCGCTCGCCGTCAGCGCGCTCGCGGGGGACGGTACCGACAGCCTCCGCGAGGCCGTCGCCGACGCGTTGCCCGACGCCGACGCGACGTTCGACCTGCCCAACACGGGGGAGACGCAGTCGTTCCTCGCGTGGGCCCACGAACGGGGCCGGGCGAGTGCCACCTACAAGGGTGACCGGGTCGAAATCGAGTTCACGGCCCGCCCGGCGGTCGTCGAACGGGCACGCTCCCGGGCGGCCGAACTCCGCGAGGACTGA
- a CDS encoding YbhB/YbcL family Raf kinase inhibitor-like protein, which translates to MQRRRYLAGTSVAFAAGLAGCGGGDGAAADSGFSLTATAFADGGTIPARYTCEGGDVNPELTIDGVPDDAETLALVVDDPDAGDQPYVHWLLWNVPVSTTTIPRSVSKTERPPFAEGARQGTNSAGEIGYMGPCPPVGDEPHRYRFRLSAVGTTLDLDAGAGRGELDDALSGAVVDEVTLTGRYGRD; encoded by the coding sequence ATGCAGCGACGACGCTACCTCGCCGGAACCAGTGTCGCGTTCGCCGCCGGGCTGGCCGGCTGTGGCGGCGGCGACGGCGCGGCCGCCGACTCGGGCTTCTCGCTGACGGCGACGGCGTTTGCCGACGGCGGCACGATCCCGGCGCGCTACACCTGCGAGGGCGGCGACGTGAACCCGGAACTGACGATAGACGGCGTCCCCGACGACGCCGAGACGCTGGCCCTCGTCGTCGACGATCCTGACGCGGGCGATCAGCCGTACGTCCACTGGCTCCTCTGGAACGTCCCCGTGAGCACGACGACGATCCCCCGGAGCGTCTCGAAGACCGAACGGCCGCCGTTCGCGGAGGGTGCCCGGCAGGGGACCAACAGCGCGGGCGAGATCGGCTACATGGGACCGTGCCCGCCGGTCGGCGACGAGCCCCACCGCTACCGCTTCCGGCTCTCGGCCGTGGGGACGACGTTGGACCTCGACGCGGGCGCGGGCCGCGGGGAACTGGACGACGCGCTGTCGGGGGCAGTCGTCGACGAGGTGACGCTGACCGGGCGCTACGGCCGGGATTGA